A single genomic interval of Pyrus communis chromosome 7, drPyrComm1.1, whole genome shotgun sequence harbors:
- the LOC137740185 gene encoding uncharacterized protein, producing the protein MSASDRFMDTVFSWSLEDIFNDNLYKNQVEKIPESFDSARHYFGSYSFPLLEETRAQVQSSMETIDRAPVAEVVAFNESKSKFDETWIYNIKVGEWRNRFSERGKEPYKTLPGDLLVLADAKPETVSDLQRVGRSWTFVSVTNITENKISENKREDEFNDEIRETEIKEFKVKASKRFQVNDNKSTPASLFVVFLVNLITNGRIWAALHMFGNLKIIKDVLCTHSVAQENYPPSYEMNADIRDKLLFECSSSGLNESQTGAVLACLEMLFCDSKSTLQLIWGPPGTGKTKSTATLLLTLLRMNCRTLVCAPTNVAVTEVASHLVEMVTEAESNALFCPLGKILLFGNKEGLKVGSDIEDIYLDHRVESLFECLGPVTGWSSCSSSMIGLLEDCVSDYHIFLENALAKEKKQNGGGELVRKGCGSETEVSKGKCKSFLELFRERFVPIALSLKCCISTFCTHISQDYISAHNFQDMISLLGLVDSFGLILLHGNVDSEALEELFSRSEVEDVPEPVGDTFHLYMKRRKCLSVLRTLQNSIRGLDLPDVWNEKSVMEFCFQRASLIFCTASSSFKLHRVEIEPLTIVVIDEAAQLKECESTIPLQLPGVKHAVLVGDECQLPAMVKSNVSYEAGFGRSLFERLSSMGRSKHLLNMQYRMHPSISSFPNSSFYHNQILDAPNVKRRSHEKHVLPGSMFGPYSFINVIYGREEKDEDGHSLKNMVEVAIVLRILRNLYKKWDVSKEKLSIGVISPYAAQVGALQDKLGEKYDKLDGFKVKVKTVDGFQGGEEDIIIMSTVRSNQHHSLGFISNPQRVNVALTRARHCLWILGNERTLCGSESVWEDLTLDAKIRRCFFNADEDKDMAKAILEAKKELDQFDDLLNADSVLFRSSRWKVLFSDNFLKSFRKLKSIQLKKSVLNLLLKLSGGWRPKKKNVQTISGSSSILRQYKVGGLYIVCTIDIAKELKHIQVLKVWNILPLEDIPKLVNRLVSIFKRYTDDFINRCNEKCLEGDLEVPKCWPTSLDVPRFKDISATETDSDFVGDASDGRSYVENSQVSESLLLMKFYALSSGVVNHLLSDREGKELDLPFEVTDQEMEIILYHKSTFIVGRSGTGKTTVLTMKLFQNEQCHHLAEKGCGSSSNSMVEPNSSATQGRTLHQLFVTVSPKLCFAIKQHVLHLKRFACGGSDSTEKILIDMADFDEEEFQFKDIKDSFQDIPPDSYPLVITFHKFLMMLDGTLTNSYFERFLDATTLTHGQSRSSRSVALQTFIRTKEVNYERFSSSYWPRFNMQLTKQLDASRVFTEIISHIKGGLGAIEAGDGRLGREDYVQLSEGRVSNLSKQKREVIYDIFQAYEKMKLENREFDLADFVIDLHRRIRHEKFVGDQMDFVYIDEVQDLTMSQIALFKHMCNNVEEGFVFSGDTAQTIARGIDFRFQDIRHLFYKKFVLESRGNKHQERNEKGQISEIFHLTQNFRTHAGVLKLSQSIVELLYRFFPLSVDILKPETSLIYGEAPVLLESGEDENAIIRIFGNSGIDNSNIVGFGAEQVILVRDVGAQKEILKIVGKQALVLTIVECKGLEFQDVLLYNFFGSSPLKNQWRVIYDYMKEQDLLDSTLPQRFPSFNEAKHNILCSELKQLYVAVTRTRQRLWFCENVEELSKPMFDYWKKKCLVQVRQLDDSLAQAMQVASSPEEWKSRGIKLYHEHNYEMATMCFERAGDTYWERRSKAAGLKAIADRMRISNPAEANTILKEAAEIFDAIGKADSAATCFSDLGEYERAARIYLDKCGDLERAGECFSLAGCYQDAADVYAKGNFFSECLTVCAKGKLFEMGLKYIKYWKQHPIKDSAVARRGEGMDEIEQAFLERCALHYYKLKDNRSMMNFVRAFRSIISMRNFLKEHASLDELLLLEEGFGNYLEAAEIAKLKGDIILEADFLEKAGNFREASLHILFYVLANSLWSYGSKGWPVKQFSQKEELLSKAKSCAKNETESFYEFVCTEVEVLLNEQSNLFVLKNHMNACQRHYVGGEILSSQKILDAHLSSSADKYVWEEMLVDDLIKCSANGISENQVSMDSLIYFWNFWKDKIAYIFEYLRCLETQEVSEYRSYGEFCLNYLGVRRMYHNLSPVYVLLIPDADWVRGLNKRYFRNQGKLVSVDAHQLASAARNHWSSELLSVGMKVLDKLEKLYKFPIKNAESVFCRSRCLTYICEVSVYLLQSKCLTLRNHDAERLHKCVTFSIESIVPLVFPLDWRNSLRENLISLRRTDASKNVLKQVIQEFTRSKNELSWGQIGKLVMVILGTGKLNNELYEKLVRKLDCNLPWQVFIENLCGNIERGNTSQEPKEVSVMLRFHEALAGTYNVNWRAVKDYVTPGCFLYLLERLLMWATCIQGYAITTSSSFIEWLIYQGEDTSLSLRGADVRPSLDGILRFVIDVARDCIFNKGDMVEWIKKSIKDWKNYYSLLMVRLVVVLCLVYVNFGIGLDLLHDLLGRKYITEQLPSEFYDALKSRRSGKSVRLDVNVLAAALKKVGNTLVIASFGTNCSRWLCSDAVFVDMMANQSRDDIFRNLFPKPPVLEVSEAGPSSHVLCATNSEEGKTGAAFDKPCDAEESHTIDEGNCESNKSPKSQQTDAASLPSETMDTHNIGEENLIRNESDLLADAASGSQCTGNKGKTKNKNKRGKNKKGRK; encoded by the exons ATGTCTGCTTCCGACCGTTTCATGGATACTGTGTTTTCTTGGTCACTTGAAGACATTTTCAATGACAATCTGTACAAAAACCAG GTGGAGAAGATTCCTGAATCATTCGATTCAGCTCGTCATTATTTTGGGTCCTATTCATTTCCTTTATTAGAGGAAACTCGTGCGCAGGTGCAGTCGAGTATGGAAACTATTGACAGAGCACCAGTTGCTGAAGTAGTTGCTTTTAATGAATCCAAGTCCAAGTTCGATGAAACATGGATATATAATATAAAGGTTGGTGAGTGGCGAAACAGGTTCAGCGAACGTGGAAAGGAACCATACAAAACTTTGCCTGGGGATCTTTTAGTCTTAGCAGATGCGAAACCGGAAACTGTTTCTGATTTACAAAGGGTAGGGAGGTCATGGACTTTTGTATCGGTCACTAACatcacagaaaataaaatctcagaaAATAAGAGAGAAGATGAATTTAATGATGAGATAAGAGAGACTGAAATAAAAGAGTTTAAAGTCAAGGCATCAAAAAGGTTTCAAGTCAACGATAACAAGAGCACTCCGGCATCACTATTTGTTGTTTTCCTTGTGAATTTGATCACTAATGGCAGAATATGGGCAGCATTGCACATGTTCGGAAATCTGAAGATTATCAAGGATGTTTTGTGCACTCATTCTGTG GCTCAGGAAAACTATCCTCCCTCGTATGAAATGAATGCTGACATTCGGGATAAGCTGTTATTTGAGTGTTCATCTTCTGGATTGAATGAGTCGCAAACTGGGGCAGTTTTGGCCTGTCTTGAAATGCTGTTTTGTGATTCCAAGTCTACTTTGCAACTTATATGGGGTCCACCTGGGACAGGGAAAACTAAATCCACCGCTACTCTGCTATTGACCCTGTTAAGGATGAATTGTAGGACTCTTGTTTGTGCCCCAACAAATGTTGCAGTAACTGAAGTAGCTTCTCATCTTGTGGAGATGGTGACTGAAGCAGAGTccaatgctttgttttgtccTCTGGGAAAAATTCTTTTATTTGGGAATAAAGAGGGACTCAAAGTTGGTTCTGATATTGAAGATATATATTTGGATCACCGTGTCGAAAGTCTTTTCGAATGCCTGGGGCCGGTGACAGGTTGGAGTAGTTGCTCGTCTTCCATGATTGGGCTTCTTGAGGATTGTGTTTCGGATTACCATATTTTCTTGGAAAATGCGTTAGCCaaagagaaaaaacaaaacGGTGGTGGTGAATTGGTAAGGAAAGGTTGCGGAAGTGAGACCGAAGTTAGCAAGGGGAAGTGCAAATCGTTTCTTGAACTTTTCAGAGAGAGATTTGTTCCTATTGCATTATCCTTAAAATGTTGTATTTCTACCTTCTGTACCCATATAAGCCAAGATTACATTTCGGCACATAATTTCCAAGACATGATTTCGCTTTTAGGGTTAGTTGATTCCTTTGGACTAATATTGTTGCATGGTAATGTTGACTCTGAAGCATTGGAAGAGCTTTTTTCTCGTTCAGAAGTTGAAGATGTGCCAGAGCCAGTAGGCGACACATTTCATCTGTACATGAAGAGACGAAAGTGCCTTTCAGTATTACGTACTCTTCAGAATTCGATTAGAGGACTTGACCTTCCAGATGTTTGGAACGAAAAATCTGTAATGGAGTTCTGTTTTCAAAGAGCTTCCTTAATATTTTGCACTGCATCCAGTTCGTTTAAACTGCATAGAGTGGAAATCGAGCCACTGACCATTGTTGTTATCGATGAGGCTGCACAATTGAAAGAGTGCGAGTCAACGATACCACTGCAACTTCCAGGTGTGAAGCATGCCGTTcttgttggtgatgaatgtcaGTTACCAGCTATGGTGAAAAGCAAT GTGTCCTATGAAGCTGGTTTTGGAAGAAGCTTGTTTGAGAGGTTGAGCTCAATGGGTCGCTCTAAACACCTTCTAAACATGCAATACAGAATGCATCCGTCAATAAGTTCCTTCCCAAATTCAAGTTTCTACCATAACCAGATCCTGGATGCTCCTAATGTTAAAAGGAGAAGCCATGAGAAACACGTTCTTCCAGGGTCAATGTTCGGTCCTTATTCTTTTATTAATGTAATTTATGGAAGAGAGGAGAAGGACGAGGATGGACATAGTCTAAAGAATATGGTAGAGGTTGCAATTGTTTTGAGAATACTGCGGAATTTGTACAAAA AATGGGATGTTTCAAAAGAGAAGCTCAGTATCGGTGTAATATCTCCTTATGCAGCTCAAGTAGGTGCACTTCAGGACAAACTTGGAGAGAAGTACGATAAGCTTGATGGCTTTAAAGTGAAGGTGAAGACAGTTGATGGGTTCCAGGGTGGGGAAGAGGACATAATTATCATGTCCACTGTGCGATCCAATCAACATCACTCACTCGGTTTTATATCGAATCCACAAAGAGTTAACGTTGCTCTTACTAGGGCTCG GCACTGCCTTTGGATTTTGGGAAATGAAAGAACTCTTTGTGGTAGCGAATCTGTTTGGGAGGATTTGACCCTTGATGCCAAGATTCGGCGGTGTTTCTTTAATGCTGATGAAGACAAGGATATGGCCAAGGCCATATTAGAGGCGAAGAAAGAGTTAGACCAGTTTGATGATTTGCTTAATGCTGACAGCGTACTTTTCCGAAGTTCTAGATGGAAG GTACTTTTCAGTGATAATTTTCTCAAGTCGTTCAGAAAACTTAAGTCAATTCAGTTGAAGAAGTCCGTGCTAAATCTTCTACTGAAGCTTTCCGGTGGATGGAGacctaaaaagaaaaatgtccAGACTATTTCTGGCTCATCATCAATCTTGAGGCAATATAAAGTTGGAGGTCTATATATTGTCTGCACAATTGACATTGCAAAGGAGTTGAAACACATTCAAGTATTAAAGGTTTGGAACATATTGCCTCTAGAGGACATCCCAAAATTGGTAAATCGTTTGGTTAGTATTTTCAAGAGATATACAGATGATTTTATCAATCGCTGCAATGAGAAATGTCTTGAGGG TGACTTGGAAGTTCCGAAGTGCTGGCCAACCTCTTTGGATGTGCCTCGGTTTAAAGATATTAGTGCCACTGAAACCGATAGTGACTTTGTTGGTGATGCTTCTGATGGTAGAAGTTACGTTGAGAATTCACAGGTCAGCGAGAGTTTGTTGCTCATGAAGTTTTATGCCTTGTCATCTGGTGTAGTGAATCACTTGCTGTCTGATCGTGAGGGTAAAGAGTTGGATCTTCCATTTGAAGTAACTGACCAGGAAATGGAGATTATCCTTTATCATAAAAGTACCTTTATAGTTGGACGGTCAGGAACAGGGAAGACAACAGTTTTAACCatgaaattatttcaaaatgaACAATGTCACCATTTGGCAGAGAAAGGATGCGGTAGTAGTTCAAATAGCATGGTTGAGCCGAATTCTTCGGCTACTCAGGGGAGAACTCTACACCAGCTTTTTGTTACCGTGAGTCCTAAGCTATGTTTTGCCATAAAACAACATGTTCTACACTTGAAAAG ATTTGCGTGTGGTGGAAGTGATTCGACCgagaaaattttgattgataTGGCTGATTTTGATGAGGAGGAATTTCAATTCAAGGATATCAAGGATTCATTTCAGGATATTCCTCCCGATTCTTACCCTCTTGTAATAACATTTCATAAGTTCTTGATGATGCTTGATGGAACACTGACTAACTCATACTTTGAAAGATTCCTCGATGCAACAACACTCACTCACGGTCAATCGAGAAGCTCAAGATCAGTTGCATTGCAGACCTTCATCAGAACAAAGGAGGTTAATTATGAGAGGTTCAGTTCATCTTACTGGCCCCGTTTTAATATGCAGTTAACAAAGCAGCTTGATGCTTCAAGAGTCTTTACGGAGATTATATCTCATATTAAAGGTGGTTTAGGAGCCATAGAAGCAGGTGATGGCAGACTCGGCAGGGAGGATTATGTTCAACTGTCAGAGGGCAGGGTTTCCAATTTAAGCAAGCAAAAGAGAGAAGTAATATACGATATATTTCAGGCTTATGAAAAAATGAAGCTGGAAAATCGTGAATTTGATTTGGCTGATTTTGTCATAGATCTACACCGTCGGATCAGGCACGAAAAATTTGTGGGTGATCAAATGGATTTTGTCTATATTGATGAAGTTCAAGATCTCACCATGAGCCAAATTGCTCTGTTTAAGCATATGTGCAACAATGTCGAAgagggttttgttttttctggTGATACGGCACAGACCATTGCCAGGGGAATTGATTTTAGGTTCCAAGATATACGACATCTATTCTACAAGAAGTTTGTATTGGAATCAAGAGGCAATAAGCATCaggaaagaaatgaaaaggggCAAATCTCAGAAATATttcacttgactcaaaacttcCGTACGCATGCTGGCGTTCTGAAATTATCACAGAGCATTGTCGAACTACTTTATCGTTTTTTCCCTCTATCTGTCGATATTTTAAAACCTGAAACAAGTCTGATATATGGGGAAGCTCCAGTACTGCTTGAATCCGGAGAAGATGAAAATGCAATCAtcagaatttttggaaatagtggAATCGATAATTCTAACATAGTTGGCTTCGGAGCAGAGCAAGTTATTTTGGTCCGCGATGTTGGTGCtcaaaaagaaattttaaaaatcgTTGGGAAGCAGGCTCTTGTCCTGACCATAGTGGAATGCAAGGGGCTTGAATTCCAG GATGTACTCTTGTACAACTTTTTTGGATCATCGCCACTTAAAAATCAATGGAGGGTGATATATGATTACATGAAGGAGCAAGATTTACTTGACTCAACATTGCCTCAACGATTTCCAAGTTTCAATGAAGCTAAACACAACATCTTATGCTCTGAACTGAAGCAATTATATGTTGCGGTTACTCGGACGAGACAAAGATTATGGTTTTGCGAGAATGTAGAAGAGCTCTCCAAGCCCATGTTTGACTACTGGAAGAAGAAATGTCTTGTACAGGTTAGACAACTGGACGATTCCCTTGCGCAGGCAATGCAAGTTGCTAGTAGTCCTGAGGAGTGGAAATCACGAGGCATTAAG CTCTATCATGAACATAACTACGAAATGGCCACAATGTGCTTTGAAAGAGCTGGTGATACTTATTGGGAAAGGAGGTCCAAAGCTGCTGGCCTTAAAGCTATCGCTGATAGAATGAGGATTTCGAATCCTGCAGAGGCCAATACCATTCTTAAGGAAGCTGCTGAGATATTTGATGCTATAGGCAAGGCAGATTCCGCAGCTACATGTTTTTCTGATTTGGGAGAGTATGAAAGAGCAG CTAGGATTTATTTGGATAAATGTGGTGATTTGGAAAGAGCTGGGGAATGTTTTTCTCTAGCAGGATGCTATCAAGATGCTGCGGATGTGTATGCTAAGGGCAATTTTTTCTCCGAGTGTCTCACTGTTTGTGCCAAAGGAAAGCTATTTGAAATGGGTCTGAAATACATCAAGTATTGGAAGCAGCATCCAATAAAGGACTCTGCTGTGGCTCGAAGGGGAGaaggaatggatgaaattgagCAGGCATTTCTCGAGCGCTGTGCACTTCACTATTACAAGTTGAAAGATAACAGATCCATGATGAATTTTGTTAGAGCTTTTCGTTCTATAATTTCAATGCGAAACTTTTTGAAGGAGCACGCTAGTCTTGATGAGCTTCTTTTGTTGGAAGAAGGATTTGGAAACTATCTTGAGGCAGCAGAAATCGCAAAACTAAAAGGTGATATTATACTCGAAGCTGATTTCCTTGAAAAGGCTGGCAATTTCAGAGAGGCATCATTGCATATTCTATTCTATGTGCTTGCCAACTCTCTTTGGTCATATGGCAGCAAGGGATGGCCCGTAAAGCAGTTTTCACAGAAGGAGGAGCTTTTATCAAAAGCCAAGTCATGTGCTAAGAACGAGACCGAAAGCTTTTATGAGTTTGTTTGCACTGAGGTTGAAGTTTTGTTAAATGAGCAGAGTAACTTGTTTGTGTTGAAAAATCACATGAATGCCTGCCAGAGACACTATGTTGGAGGTGaaattttatcttctcaaaAAATACTGGATGCTCATCTTTCTTCAAGCGCTGATAAGTATGTGTGGGAAGAAATGTTGGTTGATGATCTGATAAAGTGTTCAGCAAACGGAATATCTGAAAATCAAGTTTCCATGGACTCGTTGATTTATTTCTGGAATTTTTGGAAGGATAAAATTGCTTATATATTTGAATATCTCAGATGCCTTGAAACCCAGGAAGTTAGTGAATACAGAAGTTATGGAGAGTTTTGTTTGAATTACTTAGGAGTTCGGAGAATGTATCATAATCTGAGTCCAGTCTATGTTTTGCTGATTCCTGATGCCGATTGGGTTCGTGGTTTGAACAAAAGATATTTTAGAAATCAAGGGAAATTGGTCTCCGTTGACGCTCACCAGCTTGCTTCAGCCGCCAGGAATCATTGGAGTTCAGAATTGCTCTCTGTTGGcatgaaggttttggacaagCTCGAAAAGCTCTACAAGTTTCCCATCAAGAATGCTGAGTCAGTGTTCTGTCGAAGCAGGTGTCTTACCTATATCTGTGAGGTCTCAGTATATCTTTtgcaatcaaaatgtttgaccTTGAGGAATCATGATGCTGAGAGATTGCACAAATGTGTAACATTTTCGATCGAAAGTATTGTTCCTCTCGTATTTCCTTTGGATTGGAGGAATTCATTGAGGGAGAATTTGATTTCTCTACGACGAACTGATGCTTCAAAGAATGTGCTGAAACAAGTAATTCAGGAGTTTACCAGATCGAAGAATGAGCTATCTTGGGGGCAAATTGGGAAGCTTGTAATGGTCATTCTCGGGACTGGTAAGCTTAATAATGAACTGTATGAGAAGCTTGTGAGAAAACTCGACTGCAACCTGCCATGGCAGGTGTTCATCGAGAATCTCTGTGGGAATATTGAACGTGGAAACACCAGTCAAGAACCAAAAGAGGTGTCTGTAATGTTGAGGTTCCATGAAGCTTTAGCTGGAACTTATAATGTGAACTGGAGGGCTGTGAAGGATTACGTAACACCAGGTTGCTTTCTATACCTTCTAGAGCGCCTTCTGATGTGGGCAACTTGCATTCAGGGTTATGCTATCACTACAAGTTCATCTTTTATCGAGTGGCTTATATACCAAGGGGAAGATACCAGCTTAAGTTTGAGGGGGGCTGATGTTCGACCATCTTTGGATGGCATTCTTCGTTTTGTGATTGATGTGGCTCGGGATTGCATTTTCAATAAGGGGGATATGGTTGAATGGATTAAAAAGTCCATCAAAGATTGGAAGAACTACTATTCACTACTTATGGTGAGATTGGTCGTTGTGTTATGCTTGGTTTATGTGAATTTTGGTATCGGTCTAGATTTACTCCATGATTTGCTGGGGAGGAAATATATCACTGAACAGCTGCCGTCAGAGTTTTATGATGCCCTCAAAAGCAGGAGGAGCGGCAAATCTGTTAGGTTAGATGTGAATGTGCTCGCAGCAGCTCTTAAGAAGGTCGGTAATACTTTGGTAATAGCAAGTTTTGGGACCAATTGTTCAAGGTGGTTGTGTTCAGATGCTGTCTTTGTTGACATGATGGCCAACCAGTCTAGGGATGACATATTTAGAAATTTGTTTCCTAAACCACCCGTCCTAGAAGTTTCGGAAGCTGGACCTTCCAGTCATGTGCTTTGTGCAACCAATTCTGAGGAGGGGAAGACTGGTGCTGCATTTGATAAGCCATGCGATGCCGAGGAAAGTCACACTATAGATGAGGGAAATTGCGAATCCAACAAGTCTCCAAAGTCTCAGCAAACTGATGCTGCTTCTCTACCGAGTGAGACCATGGACACTCACAATATTGGCGAGGAGAATCTCATACGCAATGAGTCAGATCTGTTGGCTGATGCTGCGTCTGGTTCCCAATGTACCGGAAACAAGGGGAAgacaaagaacaagaacaagagaGGCAAAAACAAGAAGGGCAGAAAGTAG